A genome region from Hevea brasiliensis isolate MT/VB/25A 57/8 chromosome 9, ASM3005281v1, whole genome shotgun sequence includes the following:
- the LOC110663927 gene encoding uncharacterized protein LOC110663927 isoform X1: MGSSNSRLGSSPSRPGLKRRFLSSLFCGSSVSHSPIEMGDHMDESSTESPQNLTPPHHVSVCSKQQSSSTFQLGTGLSGFRTETGSSSDSIEDASFTHSFSDHSENSELHSQQVNVNECLVESHLDGTSLKGQPPMESLSADALLTSNVGQDTGNLHSESETVADASIEGYTAESGPDVSGPLVNSQPLPTFLLSLGEQGPIGMGVLLVDVVSIHSNILSSSIAEISNREARRNTRRMFWDAFSRNSFRQNSDLPTIVFTTTSHADDLGSHDRWLLDFSGDLHYDGSGSESRYPGTRSDRRSGRQRQSRFEMPEGFHDVHDELGWQGSLCSRRRHPRGTCSCGSSFTDEESSSRANISQIFMLADALFEVLEEIHQHRMSLSQSMLTLPAPDVVVNSFPLKNHKKPFETESGMRDAQQCHICLVDYEEGDEIRVLPCSHEYHMSCVDKWLKEVHGVCPLCRDDVCKGVAEGSTSYHGTHHRPSTPLYIILSFC; encoded by the exons ATGGGTTCCAGCAATAGCAGGCTAGGTTCAAGCCCTTCCAGGCCAGGGCTTAAGCGCAGATTCCTCTCTTCTCTGTTTTGTGGCTCCTCTGTTTCTCACTCTCCTATTGAG ATGGGAGATCATATGGATGAATCGTCAACAGAGTCTCCTCAAAACTTGACTCCGCCTCATCATGTGTCAGTTTGCTCCAAGCAGCAGTCATCTTCGACCTTTCAACTGGGAACTGGGTTGAGTGGTTTCCGCACTGAGACTGGAAGCAGTAGTGATTCTATTGAGGATGCTTCCTTCACACATAGTTTTAGTGATCATTCTGAGAATTCAGAATTACATTCTCAGCAGGTCAATGTTAATGAGTGTCTCGTGGAAAGTCATCTAGATGGTACTTCCTTAAAAGGTCAGCCACCCATGGAATCACTATCCGCTGATGCACTACTCACAAGCAATGTGGGTCAGGATACTGGAAATCTGCATTCAGAATCAGAGACCGTAGCAGATGCAAGTATCGAAGGCTATACAGCTGAGTCTGGTCCTGATGTTTCTGGTCCCTTAGTAAATTCTCAACCACTTCCAACATTTCTCTTATCTTTGGGGGAACAAGGTCCAATAGGCATGGGCGTGCTCTTGGTTGATGTGGTGAGTATACATTCCAACATCTTGTCTAGTAGCATTGCAGAAATTAGTAACCGCGAGGCAAGAAGGAATACTAGAAGGATGTTTTGGGATGCTTTCTCAAGAAACAGTTTTAGGCAGAATAGTGATTTGCCAACCATTGTTTTTACAACTACTAGTCATGCTGATGATCTAGGATCTCATGACAGATGGCTCCTTGATTTTAGTGGTGATCTTCATTATGATGGCAGTGGTAGTGAGTCTAGATACCCTGGCACTAGGAGTGATCGTAGAAGTGGACGACAACGGCAATCAAGATTTGAG ATGCCAGAAGGATTTCATGATGTCCATGATGAGCTAGGCTGGCAAGGTTCGTTGTGTTCAAGAAGGCGTCATCCACGCGGTACATGTTCATGTGGATCCTCATTCACTGATGAGGAGTCCAGTAGCCGTGcaaacatttcacaaatattcATGCTTGCAGATGCACTTTTTGAG GTGCTTGAGGAAATTCATCAACATCGCATGTCTCTTTCGCAGTCTATGCTCACTCTTCCTGCTCCTGATGTTGTTGTAAATTCGTTTCCCCTCAAGAATCATAAAAAGCCATTTGAAACTGAGAGTGGGATGCGTGATGCACAACA GTGTCACATTTGCTTGGTCGACTATGAGGAAGGGGATGAAATTAGAGTTCTTCCATGTTCTCATGAATATCACATGTCATGTGTTGATAAATGGCTCAAAGAAGTACATGG GGTATGTCCTCTCTGCAGAGATGATGTTTGCAAGGGTGTTGCTGAAGGTTCTACCTCATACC ATGGCACCCATCATCGTCCGTCCACCCCTTTATATATCATATTGAGTTTTTGTTGA
- the LOC110663926 gene encoding E3 ubiquitin-protein ligase ATL4 — translation MSSPLPPLLPFNNNTEEDTHDHDTSPFQNLKPSILVILLILSITFLLSISLCLLLRHLNRRCLRHLSPSSHASAPTINIATSSSSSNRHSTNRVSPESPAFSLINSLPLFTFSSIKRRSTNSAGDCAVCLSKFEPQDQLRLLPLCCHAFHVHCIDTWLQSNQTCPLCRSSIHASESDLLKALSSSMDGATAESFRLEIGSISRRETASDPAVEPRSSYSVGSFEYIVQEESEVTMSHTHRRSVSDKEVGAAVYQSTQEPNLAFEVGSGRSWLKDYVDRLSNSLSSRALSFRSSGRFFTGSSRRSEIASIGDYDVEENRVGEEISEMFRWFSGL, via the coding sequence ATGTCCTCGCCGTTGCCTCCTCTTCTTCCCTTCAACAATAACACTGAAGAAGATACTCATGATCATGATACTTCTCCTTTTCAAAATCTTAAACCTAGCATCCTTGTTATTCTTTTGATCCTCTCCATTACTTTCCTTCTCTCCATCTCCCTCTGTCTTCTTCTCCGCCACCTCAACCGCCGCTGTCTCCGCCACCTTTCTCCTTCCTCTCATGCCTCCGCTCCCACCATCAACATCGCCACATCCTCCTCCTCTTCCAATCGTCACTCCACCAATCGTGTTTCGCCTGAGAGTCCTGCATTCTCGCTCATCAATTCTCTCCCGCTCTTCACCTTCAGTTCCATTAAACGCCGTTCCACAAACTCTGCCGGTGATTGTGCCGTCTGCTTGTCCAAGTTTGAACCGCAGGATCAACTCCGTCTCCTTCCGCTCTGTTGCCATGCTTTTCATGTCCATTGCATCGACACGTGGCTTCAGTCTAATCAAACGTGTCCTCTTTGTCGATCTTCAATTCATGCCTCCGAGTCCGACCTCTTGAAGGCGCTATCTAGCTCCATGGATGGGGCCACAGCAGAAAGCTTCCGCCTTGAGATTGGCTCCATCAGCCGCCGTGAAACAGCTTCCGATCCCGCGGTCGAGCCTCGAAGTTCTTATTCCGTTGGATCCTTCGAGTACATTGTGCAGGAAGAATCCGAGGTTACTATGAGCCACACGCACAGAAGAAGCGTTTCAGACAAGGAAGTAGGAGCTGCAGTGTATCAGTCGACGCAAGAGCCGAACCTAGCCTTCGAAGTGGGCAGCGGAAGGAGTTGGCTTAAGGATTACGTTGACAGGCTCTCGAATTCTCTCTCATCGCGTGCTTTATCGTTTCGAAGTTCTGGAAGGTTCTTCACTGGAAGTAGTCGCCGGAGCGAGATTGCCAGCATCGGAGATTACGACGTGGAAGAGAATCGGGTGGGGGAGGAGATTAGCGAAATGTTTCGCTGGTTCTCAGGGTTGTAA
- the LOC110663927 gene encoding uncharacterized protein LOC110663927 isoform X3, producing MGSSNSRLGSSPSRPGLKRRFLSSLFCGSSVSHSPIEMGDHMDESSTESPQNLTPPHHVSVCSKQQSSSTFQLGTGLSGFRTETGSSSDSIEDASFTHSFSDHSENSELHSQQVNVNECLVESHLDGTSLKGQPPMESLSADALLTSNVGQDTGNLHSESETVADASIEGYTAESGPDVSGPLVNSQPLPTFLLSLGEQGPIGMGVLLVDVVSIHSNILSSSIAEISNREARRNTRRMFWDAFSRNSFRQNSDLPTIVFTTTSHADDLGSHDRWLLDFSGDLHYDGSGSESRYPGTRSDRRSGRQRQSRFEMPEGFHDVHDELGWQGSLCSRRRHPRGTCSCGSSFTDEESSSRANISQIFMLADALFEKEHWYSRSFNSPFLCRRSIGIADLLPFMCLQLLEAVVIKGAVA from the exons ATGGGTTCCAGCAATAGCAGGCTAGGTTCAAGCCCTTCCAGGCCAGGGCTTAAGCGCAGATTCCTCTCTTCTCTGTTTTGTGGCTCCTCTGTTTCTCACTCTCCTATTGAG ATGGGAGATCATATGGATGAATCGTCAACAGAGTCTCCTCAAAACTTGACTCCGCCTCATCATGTGTCAGTTTGCTCCAAGCAGCAGTCATCTTCGACCTTTCAACTGGGAACTGGGTTGAGTGGTTTCCGCACTGAGACTGGAAGCAGTAGTGATTCTATTGAGGATGCTTCCTTCACACATAGTTTTAGTGATCATTCTGAGAATTCAGAATTACATTCTCAGCAGGTCAATGTTAATGAGTGTCTCGTGGAAAGTCATCTAGATGGTACTTCCTTAAAAGGTCAGCCACCCATGGAATCACTATCCGCTGATGCACTACTCACAAGCAATGTGGGTCAGGATACTGGAAATCTGCATTCAGAATCAGAGACCGTAGCAGATGCAAGTATCGAAGGCTATACAGCTGAGTCTGGTCCTGATGTTTCTGGTCCCTTAGTAAATTCTCAACCACTTCCAACATTTCTCTTATCTTTGGGGGAACAAGGTCCAATAGGCATGGGCGTGCTCTTGGTTGATGTGGTGAGTATACATTCCAACATCTTGTCTAGTAGCATTGCAGAAATTAGTAACCGCGAGGCAAGAAGGAATACTAGAAGGATGTTTTGGGATGCTTTCTCAAGAAACAGTTTTAGGCAGAATAGTGATTTGCCAACCATTGTTTTTACAACTACTAGTCATGCTGATGATCTAGGATCTCATGACAGATGGCTCCTTGATTTTAGTGGTGATCTTCATTATGATGGCAGTGGTAGTGAGTCTAGATACCCTGGCACTAGGAGTGATCGTAGAAGTGGACGACAACGGCAATCAAGATTTGAG ATGCCAGAAGGATTTCATGATGTCCATGATGAGCTAGGCTGGCAAGGTTCGTTGTGTTCAAGAAGGCGTCATCCACGCGGTACATGTTCATGTGGATCCTCATTCACTGATGAGGAGTCCAGTAGCCGTGcaaacatttcacaaatattcATGCTTGCAGATGCACTTTTTGAG AAGGAGCATTGGTATAGCAGATCTTTCAATTCTCCTTTTCTGTGTAGAAGGAGCATTGGTATAGCAGATCTTTTACCTTTCATGTGTCTTCAATTGTTGGAAGCGGTAGTAATTAAAGGAGCggtagcatga
- the LOC110663927 gene encoding uncharacterized protein LOC110663927 isoform X2, protein MGSSNSRLGSSPSRPGLKRRFLSSLFCGSSVSHSPIEMGDHMDESSTESPQNLTPPHHVSVCSKQQSSSTFQLGTGLSGFRTETGSSSDSIEDASFTHSFSDHSENSELHSQQVNVNECLVESHLDGTSLKGQPPMESLSADALLTSNVGQDTGNLHSESETVADASIEGYTAESGPDVSGPLVNSQPLPTFLLSLGEQGPIGMGVLLVDVVSIHSNILSSSIAEISNREARRNTRRMFWDAFSRNSFRQNSDLPTIVFTTTSHADDLGSHDRWLLDFSGDLHYDGSGSESRYPGTRSDRRSGRQRQSRFEMPEGFHDVHDELGWQGSLCSRRRHPRGTCSCGSSFTDEESSSRANISQIFMLADALFESMLTLPAPDVVVNSFPLKNHKKPFETESGMRDAQQCHICLVDYEEGDEIRVLPCSHEYHMSCVDKWLKEVHGVCPLCRDDVCKGVAEGSTSYHGTHHRPSTPLYIILSFC, encoded by the exons ATGGGTTCCAGCAATAGCAGGCTAGGTTCAAGCCCTTCCAGGCCAGGGCTTAAGCGCAGATTCCTCTCTTCTCTGTTTTGTGGCTCCTCTGTTTCTCACTCTCCTATTGAG ATGGGAGATCATATGGATGAATCGTCAACAGAGTCTCCTCAAAACTTGACTCCGCCTCATCATGTGTCAGTTTGCTCCAAGCAGCAGTCATCTTCGACCTTTCAACTGGGAACTGGGTTGAGTGGTTTCCGCACTGAGACTGGAAGCAGTAGTGATTCTATTGAGGATGCTTCCTTCACACATAGTTTTAGTGATCATTCTGAGAATTCAGAATTACATTCTCAGCAGGTCAATGTTAATGAGTGTCTCGTGGAAAGTCATCTAGATGGTACTTCCTTAAAAGGTCAGCCACCCATGGAATCACTATCCGCTGATGCACTACTCACAAGCAATGTGGGTCAGGATACTGGAAATCTGCATTCAGAATCAGAGACCGTAGCAGATGCAAGTATCGAAGGCTATACAGCTGAGTCTGGTCCTGATGTTTCTGGTCCCTTAGTAAATTCTCAACCACTTCCAACATTTCTCTTATCTTTGGGGGAACAAGGTCCAATAGGCATGGGCGTGCTCTTGGTTGATGTGGTGAGTATACATTCCAACATCTTGTCTAGTAGCATTGCAGAAATTAGTAACCGCGAGGCAAGAAGGAATACTAGAAGGATGTTTTGGGATGCTTTCTCAAGAAACAGTTTTAGGCAGAATAGTGATTTGCCAACCATTGTTTTTACAACTACTAGTCATGCTGATGATCTAGGATCTCATGACAGATGGCTCCTTGATTTTAGTGGTGATCTTCATTATGATGGCAGTGGTAGTGAGTCTAGATACCCTGGCACTAGGAGTGATCGTAGAAGTGGACGACAACGGCAATCAAGATTTGAG ATGCCAGAAGGATTTCATGATGTCCATGATGAGCTAGGCTGGCAAGGTTCGTTGTGTTCAAGAAGGCGTCATCCACGCGGTACATGTTCATGTGGATCCTCATTCACTGATGAGGAGTCCAGTAGCCGTGcaaacatttcacaaatattcATGCTTGCAGATGCACTTTTTGAG TCTATGCTCACTCTTCCTGCTCCTGATGTTGTTGTAAATTCGTTTCCCCTCAAGAATCATAAAAAGCCATTTGAAACTGAGAGTGGGATGCGTGATGCACAACA GTGTCACATTTGCTTGGTCGACTATGAGGAAGGGGATGAAATTAGAGTTCTTCCATGTTCTCATGAATATCACATGTCATGTGTTGATAAATGGCTCAAAGAAGTACATGG GGTATGTCCTCTCTGCAGAGATGATGTTTGCAAGGGTGTTGCTGAAGGTTCTACCTCATACC ATGGCACCCATCATCGTCCGTCCACCCCTTTATATATCATATTGAGTTTTTGTTGA